A window of the Caretta caretta isolate rCarCar2 chromosome 21, rCarCar1.hap1, whole genome shotgun sequence genome harbors these coding sequences:
- the RABIF gene encoding guanine nucleotide exchange factor MSS4: MAAPCAEMEPGAGELVCARGRNRKAVLCQRCGSRVLLPGAATFARRELFLPSMKKKTALLASSSPDGDVLQDHWLVDDMFSFENIGFTKDVGNVKFLICADCEIGPIGWHCLDDKKSFYIALDRVSHE; the protein is encoded by the exons ATGGCGGCGCCCTGCGCGGAGATGGAGCCGGGCGCGGGGGAGCTGGTTTGCGCGCGGGGCCGCAACCGCAAGGCCGTGCTGTGCCAGCGCTGCGGCTCGCGCGTGCTGCTGCCCGGCGCCGCCACCTTCGCGCGCAGAGag cttttccttccttccatgAAAAAGAAGACAGCCCTGCTTGCCAGCAGCTCTCCGGATGGGGACGTGCTCCAGGATCACTGGCTTGttgatgacatgttttcctttGAGAATATTGGGTTCACCAAGGACGTTGGCAATGTAAAGTTCCTCATATGCGCAGACTGTGAGATTGGGCCAATTGGCTGGCACTGCCTAGATGATAAGAAGAGCTTCTACATAGCCTTGGACCGTGTTTCTCATGAGTAG